A region of the Chloroflexota bacterium genome:
CGCCTCGCCAGAGGACGGACCGTGGATCGGCATGCGCCGAGCATGCGAAATACTCGGAGTCAACCAGTCGACGCTGCGCGCCTGGACTGACAGCGGACGCGTGCCTGTCTTCCTGACGCCCGGCGGGCACCGCCGCTATCGCGAGGCCGACTTGCGCGCCCTGGTTGAATCGAGCGGCGGCCAGCACACCGAGCCGCTCGCGACGGCGCTGCTCGCCAGCCACGAACGCTACGAGCAGGTCGCGCGGACCGCCCTGTCCAGCCCGTGGTTTCAGCGCTTCGATGCGCCAGCACGCCGCCAGTTCCGGCTGCTGGGCGTCTCGATGCTCAATCTGCTGACGACCCACCTCGTTGCCACGACCTCGCCCGAGCGCGACGACGCCCTGGTGCGAGGCCGCGAGCTGGCAGCCGAGTACGGTGAGATGGCCAATCGGCTCGGGCTGACGCTGGCCGAGGCGACCGAGGCGTTCCTGCTGTTCAGGAACCCGGTCCTGGAGACGGTCCACCAGTGGCTCGGGGCGCAGACGAACCCGACGCGGCACGCCAGTGATATGCTCTCACGGGTCAACCATTTCATGGATCAGGTGCTGGTGGTGATGACCGCCGCCCACGAACGTGGCGCGCAGCCCGGAGCGAACGCCGCCCGATGACCGCTGCAGGCTATCCCGTCGTCCTGCGGATCTTCGGGAAACGGTGCGTGGTGGTCGGCGGCGGGCAGGTGGCCACGCGCAAGGTCGGGGCGCTCGCGCGGGATGGGGCCGATCTGCTGGTCGTCGCGCCAGAGGTCTCCGAGGAGATCGCGGCCCAGGAGGCGGCCGGCAGCCTGATTGTCGAGCGGCGCCCGTTCGAGCCGTCTGACCTGGACGGCGCGCTGCTGGCCATCGCTGCGACCGACAGCCAGGCTGTCAATCAGCAGGTGACCGAGGCCGCCCGGGCGCGCGGCGTGCTGGTCAACGTGGCCGACGACCCTGGCGCATGCGATTTCACGCTGCCGGCCCTTGTGCGGCGCAAGGACATCACGCTGGCGATCTCCACGGGCGGCCGCAGCCCGGCCTTCGCACGCTACCTCCGCGAGCAGCTCTCCGACTGGCTCGTGGACTCGCGCCTGCTGCTGCTGGAGATCATGGCCGAGTTGCGGCGCGACCTGCGAGCGGCGGGGAAGTCAGTCGGGTCTGACGGGTGGCGTCGAGCGGTCGCCGATCCGCTGGTCGCGGCTGCTGTCGCCCGGGGAGATCGCGAGGCGGCGCGCCGTCGTCTGTTCGAGACCCTGATGGCCGGCTAGCCGCGCTGAGTTCGTACAATTCACGTCGTGTCAACTCCTTCAGCGGCTCCGAAGACGCTCCGCGTCGTGACGCGAGGCAGTCAGCTCGCGTTGATCCAGACCCGTCAGGTCGTCGATCTCCTGGCGCAGCGCTGGCCCGGCTTGCAGTTCGAGATCGTCACGGCCAGCACGCCCGGCGACCGAGACAAGCACACGCCGCTGACGACGCTGGGACAGGGCGTCTTCGTCAAGGGCGTCGAGGAGCAACTGCTTCACGGACGCGTGGACCTCGCCGTGCACAGCCTCAAGGACGTGCCGACCGACGAGACGCCTGGGTTGCGGCTGGGGGCGTTCCCGCTGCGGGCCGATGCTCGCGATGGTCTGGTCTGCCGGGTCGGGCGAAACCTCGCCAGCCTCCCGTCTGGCGCTCGCGTCGGCACCGGCAGTCCGCGCCGGGCGGCCCAGCTGCTGGCCCTGCGCGGCGATCTCCAGATCACGCCGATTCGCGGCAACCTCGACACCCGCCTGAGAAAGCTGCGCGAGGGCGAGATCGACGCGCTGACGGTCGCCGTGGCCGGCCTGGAGCGGCTGGGACGGCTCCCGGAGCTGGATCAGGCGCTCGAAGTCGATGAATGTACGCCGGCGGCCGGTCAGGGGACGCTCGTCGTGCAGTGCCGCGCCGACGACGAGCAGGCCCTCGCCGTGCTGGCTGCCATTGACCGGCCGACCATCCGTGCCGAGGCGCTGGCCGAGCGGGCGTTCCTGGCCCGCCTGGGTGGCGGCTGCGAGCTGCCGGCCGGGGCCGTGGCCCGCGTCTTCGACGGTGGGTCCATCGAGCTGGTTGGCGTCGTCGCATCCCAGGATGGGAAGCGACTGGCCCGCGAGCACAGCTCCGGGCCGGCCGATGATCCCGTCGTGGCCGGCGTTGCGCTGGCCGAGGCGCTGCTGCCGCTCGCCAAACAGCTCATTCCGGACGTGCCCGATGCCTGACGCTCCCGTGTCGTCGTCCGTTGGCAAGGCCTACCTCGTCGGCGCTGGCCCCGGCGATCCCCGTCTGATCACCGTGCGCGGCGTCGAGTGCCTCAAGCAGGCCGAGGTCGTGGTCTACGACCGGCTGGCCTCGCCCGAGCTGCTGGGCTACGTCCCCGAGTCCGCCGAGCGGGTCTTCGTCGGGAAGGGGCCGCGCCAGCACACGATGTCGCAGGACGAGATCAACGAGCTGCTGGTCGAGCGTGGACTGGCCGGCAAGGTCGTGGTGCGCCTGAAGGGCGGCGACCCGTACGTCTTCGGGCGGGGCGGCGAGGAGGTCATCGCTCTGCGCGAGGCCGGCATCCCGTTCGAGGTGGTCCCGGGCATCACGTCGAGCATCGCCGGTCCGAGCTTTGCCGGCATCCCGGTGACGCATCGGCAGGTGGCCTCGTCGTTCGCGGTGATCACCGGCCACGAAGATCCGACCAAGGGCGGCAGCTCGATCCGCTGGGAAGGGCTGGCAAACGGGCCAGACACGCTGATCTTCCTGATGGGGGTCGAGCACCTGGAGTCGATTGTCGAGAACCTGCTGCGCCACGGACGGCCGTCTTCGGAGCCCGCCGGCCTGGTGCGCTGGGCGAC
Encoded here:
- a CDS encoding helix-turn-helix domain-containing protein, with the translated sequence MSTDGMPVLAASPEDGPWIGMRRACEILGVNQSTLRAWTDSGRVPVFLTPGGHRRYREADLRALVESSGGQHTEPLATALLASHERYEQVARTALSSPWFQRFDAPARRQFRLLGVSMLNLLTTHLVATTSPERDDALVRGRELAAEYGEMANRLGLTLAEATEAFLLFRNPVLETVHQWLGAQTNPTRHASDMLSRVNHFMDQVLVVMTAAHERGAQPGANAAR
- a CDS encoding bifunctional precorrin-2 dehydrogenase/sirohydrochlorin ferrochelatase — protein: MTAAGYPVVLRIFGKRCVVVGGGQVATRKVGALARDGADLLVVAPEVSEEIAAQEAAGSLIVERRPFEPSDLDGALLAIAATDSQAVNQQVTEAARARGVLVNVADDPGACDFTLPALVRRKDITLAISTGGRSPAFARYLREQLSDWLVDSRLLLLEIMAELRRDLRAAGKSVGSDGWRRAVADPLVAAAVARGDREAARRRLFETLMAG
- the hemC gene encoding hydroxymethylbilane synthase yields the protein MSTPSAAPKTLRVVTRGSQLALIQTRQVVDLLAQRWPGLQFEIVTASTPGDRDKHTPLTTLGQGVFVKGVEEQLLHGRVDLAVHSLKDVPTDETPGLRLGAFPLRADARDGLVCRVGRNLASLPSGARVGTGSPRRAAQLLALRGDLQITPIRGNLDTRLRKLREGEIDALTVAVAGLERLGRLPELDQALEVDECTPAAGQGTLVVQCRADDEQALAVLAAIDRPTIRAEALAERAFLARLGGGCELPAGAVARVFDGGSIELVGVVASQDGKRLAREHSSGPADDPVVAGVALAEALLPLAKQLIPDVPDA